Sequence from the Deinococcus sedimenti genome:
AGGTACCGCATGTGCAGGTGCCCCACCGCCTGAAACGCCGGGCGGCGCAACTGGTCGCGCACGTCCGCTTCCCGGCTGTCCGGCGCCACCAGGTACAGGCCCTGCACGGCCCGTTCCGGCGCGCCCAGCGCCAGGTCCAGCAACCGGACAATGCCGGAGTAGATCGACGTGGTGTGTTCCACCTCGAACGCCGCGGCGGGCGCCAGCGTGCCCCCCTCGAACCACACCACGTCAATCAGGCGCACCGCGTCCGCGCCGGGCGTGCCCGCGATGCCGGCGGGCAGGGTGTCCAGACACCCGTCTCCCAGGCGGCCACCCGCGTACGCGCGGGAGCGGTCATTCGCGGCGATCCACACCTCGAAGCCCAGGGCCAGGCCCAGGTCCCGCAGCCAGCCCTGCACCTGGGTGTGCGTGTGCTCCTGCGCCAGCGCGGCCTCCTGCGCCTTGCGGGCCGCTTTGCTCTCCTCACGCACCTGCGCCAGGTCCGCGCGCCAGGCGTCCACGTCCGGGCCGTCCTCCGCCCGCGGGGGCGCGGCGTACCGGCCACTGCCCACGTCAAACATCAGGCCCGCCACGGCGCCCAGGTCATTGGACAGCAGGCTGCGGTGCGCGTGCGTCAGGCGCAGCAGGCCCGCCCGGAGCGCCAGGTACTCCTCCCACTTGCCCAGCTTGACTTTCGCGCCGGTCACGGCGTTGTAGCCGTTCACGATGGCAGTGTTGAAGGGCGGCATCAGGGTCGGGTGCAGGAAGTACATCAGGTTCGCCGCGGCGGGCCCGAGGCCCTTGATGCCGCGCGCGTCCAGCGTGCGGATGGCCTGCAGGAGTTCCTGCTCGGTGGTGCAGCACGCGCAGGTGTCCAGAAAGTGCCCGAACGCCCGCTGGTGTGCCGGGTTCTCGTAGATGTCGGGGATGCGCAGCTTGGGTTTCCACAGGAACGCGTGGTCCGCGCCGCGGAACATCTGCCGCTGCTCCGCGATGGAATGCACGACCGTCTCCAGGGACGACCCCCGGTACTGCGTGCCGAAGCGGTCCTCGCGGATTTCACGGACGACCACCTGAATGCCCCGGCGGATGGACCGGAAGTTCTTCAGGCGCTC
This genomic interval carries:
- a CDS encoding type II restriction endonuclease, whose protein sequence is MHTLDTLIRHWRDDPGGTYRTWFLWDERLKNFRSIRRGIQVVVREIREDRFGTQYRGSSLETVVHSIAEQRQMFRGADHAFLWKPKLRIPDIYENPAHQRAFGHFLDTCACCTTEQELLQAIRTLDARGIKGLGPAAANLMYFLHPTLMPPFNTAIVNGYNAVTGAKVKLGKWEEYLALRAGLLRLTHAHRSLLSNDLGAVAGLMFDVGSGRYAAPPRAEDGPDVDAWRADLAQVREESKAARKAQEAALAQEHTHTQVQGWLRDLGLALGFEVWIAANDRSRAYAGGRLGDGCLDTLPAGIAGTPGADAVRLIDVVWFEGGTLAPAAAFEVEHTTSIYSGIVRLLDLALGAPERAVQGLYLVAPDSREADVRDQLRRPAFQAVGHLHMRYLPYSELERHREAMARFGQGLRAVEAIARAL